A stretch of the Siniperca chuatsi isolate FFG_IHB_CAS linkage group LG24, ASM2008510v1, whole genome shotgun sequence genome encodes the following:
- the LOC122872076 gene encoding transcription elongation factor A N-terminal and central domain-containing protein — MDVKEIVHCALQIERCSADRSYGNILILLGDLDKLHITAEQLETTDIVKVLCRLLKTCSDDGVKKTVKSLLSKWKRQYSKDTRGVKCTQESKDPELSCRVSLSDEAGDGGVSKQEDSHSGSPQTCDSKVESVKCAEQEASSLVAKDGLETLSFTAESASTSCSFSSVRSKCVHLLLSALCPELPNQDEAAELAGDIEQHIHELHKSSQVKYKACVRSKVANLRNPKNKHLLQGLLSGSLSPEAFAQMSAEEMASAELQQLREEYSSRGVSERQLPEGIEGTKTQKIRCKRCGGSDCRVTQVSRGALFLPAWVRRGGPDEDAMTFVTCSGCGQQWYHSGWVCL; from the coding sequence ATGGATGTAAAAGAAATAGTCCACTGTGCTCTGCAGATAGAGAGATGCAGTGCAGACAGAAGCTATGGGAACATCTTGATCCTCCTCGGTGACCTTGATAAGTTGCACAtcacagcagagcagctggaaACGACGGACATTGTCAAAGTTCTCTGCAGGCTCCTGAAGACCTGCTCTGATGACGGAGTTAAGAAGACAGTAAAGAGCTTGTTGTCTAAGTGGAAGAGACAGTACAGCAAAGATACACGAGGTGTGAAATGCACGCAGGAGAGCAAGGATCCTGAGCTCTCTTGCAGGGTTTCTTTATCAGATGAGGCTGGGGATGGAGGAGTTTCCAAGCAGGAGGATTCCCACTCTGGTTCACCACAGACATGTGACAGTAAGGTGGAGAGTGTGAAGTGTGCTGAACAAGAAGCATCATCCTTAGTGGCAAAAGATGGCCTCGAGACTCTGTCTTTCACTGCAGAGAGCGCCTCTACATCCTGTAGTTTCTCATCTGTAAGATCTAAATGTGTTCATCTACTCCTTTCTGCCCTCTGCCCCGAACTTCCTAATCAAGACGAGGCTGCAGAGCTGGCAGGAGACATCGAGCAGCACATCCATGAGCTCCACAAATCCAGCCAGGTCAAATACAAAGCCTGTGTGAGGAGCAAGGTGGCCAACTTGAGGAAtcctaaaaacaaacatcttctTCAGGGCCTCCTGAGCGGCTCGCTGTCACCTGAGGCCTTCGCACAGATGTCTGCAGAGGAGATGGCCAGCGCAGAGCTCCAGCAGCTGAGGGAGGAGTACTCATCCCGCGGTGTGAGCGAAAGGCAGCTTCCTGAAGGGATAGAAGGGACAAAGACGCAGAAGATCCGCTGCAAAAGATGTGGGGGATCAGACTGTAGGGTGACGCAGGTGTCCAGGGGGGCCCTTTTCTTGCCCGCGTGGGTGAGGCGGGGCGGCCCTGACGAGGACGCAATGACTTTTGTGACCTGCAGTGGGTGCGGGCAGCAGTGGTACCACAGTGGCTGGGTCTGCCTCTAA